Genomic DNA from Magnolia sinica isolate HGM2019 chromosome 4, MsV1, whole genome shotgun sequence:
GTCAAAACTTGTAATCACATGCATGTAAATATGATTAGCAAAATATGATTAACCCGCAACTGATATAACAACATGGATGGTAGTAACAAAGAAAATCAATAGGAGGAAAAAACAGGTCAAGGTAATGACAGTAGAAGACAGAAGGAAATATGCACTGAGAAGGACTGAGGTGCAAGAAGTATCTCTGCCAGTGCCATCTTTGTGCAGTTTTGGATCCCTTTTGATGCAGATTACAACATGCAACAACAAATGTTCAAAGACAAGCCAGCATATGAAGCTAATTACAGCTCCAACCACTATTCAGCTATACTGAACCTAATTTATCCCTCCATAATGCAACATTCCCAGCCTGCAAATTCTAACTAAAATCAGAAGAACGGTTCAGGCCTatttaaggctgcatttggatgcacaagtgagcTGAATTATGAATGGACTGTTTAGTCAAGAGTATATGGTAAAAACTGGCATCATTTCCTAGCATTCTTTATATGGAAGAAGTCCTTACATTGCTGGTTCATCCAACTGAGTGCAGTCAAAGGTGTTCCAGGTGCATGCCAACGCACTTTGGGCCTGTTGCGGCTCACCTGGACCCTGGGCAAGATGTCACCTGGGGCTTTTTATGTGAGGTACCACCCTGATGCATACCACATGTGTGGTTTTTTTGGTATTTTACCACCCAATAAGGGAAATAAACAAGAAAGGGCATGTAAGCCCAATTTCAACaacttttcttatttcttttgagattagAGCATAGGATATTCCTCCCTCAAATTTCAACATCTTATTTCATTCGcttcttgatttctttcttctaGTAATCTGTCAAGGTCGTCACATTGGAATTCGTAAAAGCAATTTCAGCTTTTGTTGGTGTCATACAAGAGATTTAAGGTGAATTGGGGGAACTGGAAATTTTAGGGTaggggatttggggatttcgaAAAAATTGGATTAAAGGGTTTTGAAATTTTTAGGGATTTTGGCGAAACTGGGTCTTGGATTGGTGAATTTGGAGGATTGGGGAAAATGCAAAATGTAGGGTTAGGATTTGGAGAAATCAAAAACTAAGGATTTAGAATTGGGGAATTGGGGAATTTGGGATTGGGGATGTGGGGCTTTGTGCTAAGAAGaattgaataatatcaactttgATTATATAAAAAAGCAAATTATATCtataattaatttaatattagtatttatcatataaaataaaataaaaaatgcaccTGAGGCATCTTCAGGGGCACGCCGAGGTGTTTTGCGCACTACAGGTGCAGGATTGCTTGGGGTGCACCTAGTGCCTTTAGCTATACTGTCCAACTTAGAagtaatgcaattgcaatttggagtgTAGACCAAAATATGAATGCTTATGAAGGAAATAACAATTTGGTTATTCTACCCTAaataataattgcaattcaattggatAGTGCATCCAATTGCACCCTAAGAAATACATGAGACAagtcatgtctgaggatttttccTTCTTGTTAAACACTAACAAACAAAGAACTACTACAAGctgttaacaaaaaaaaaaaaaaacagaaatttcaACTGCTTCCTAGGATATTTATTTTACAAGGAGAAGCGGTGCCTATCGAGCACTTCCATGATCTATTTCACACATGACAACAGAACAGTTTACAGGATCTTCAAACACTTGATGAAGATTCAAAAACTAGCTAGGAATCATTTTGGGAGCTCTTAGAATGCAAACTAAAGAGCATGCACTTATCTTTCATGGCTTCGGACTCACTTCCGTATTCTTTGAACTTATACTCTTCCTGCTTGAATGTGGACGGCACCTTCCCTTCGCTATAACAGCGGTTACATAAGCTGAAACGAGACCTCATCTCTTTGAATCGAGACCCTATTATAGGATACCGACATATGGCACACGTGTGGCGGCCATGGCGGTTCCTATCACCATTTTCAAGCTTCACCAAGGTGCCCATGATGCCAAAACCCCAATCTGGATCATCAAACATCTCGAGGAATTCAGGGTATGAAATCACTGAACTGTCTGCTTCTCCGTGAACTTCCATTATGTCACTAATCCCAAGAGAAGGGATGTAAATTACTCTCAATTGCTTGATGTAATTCACAGCATCTATTTTCCGAATTTGGGCTGAACCTTCATTCACGGGTCGCCATAAAAGTGAATCAAAGACCATCCGTTTACGCCTGTCAGGAGGACCACTGCAGATTGGTGCAAGAATGGCAAAGAACATGCCCAAATCCACCCGACCAGTTCCAGGGCCATCCAAGACAGACAGAATCCGCTCATTGATTGCTTTGACAGCTCCTTGGAACGTCTCAGCTTTGAGAGAACGAAGCAATCTACGTAGGATTCCCTCCAATGCAGCCTTACGGATTGATTTCTCAGGGGCCCCACCACCAGAATATGAAATGGGGACATCGGTTTCATTCATTTCCTTCTTGAGAAGTTCCACATTACAATGGCTCAATCTGGTGACCCTCTGGAAAGCCCTAATCTCAAGAGCACTGGCCAGCTCCTGCCGTATGGTTGTCTTCCTACCTACCCTTTTGAACTTAGACGCCTCCACAACAACAAAAGCACCCTCCCCATCGGCCCCGCCTCCATTCCCCTTCGGTTTCTTCTGCAGCACCTTCAGGTGAGAGATGGCATCATACAATTCGACCCTGTTCGTCATCTTAAAGGCCTCTTTCAGAGCCTTCTTGGCTTCCTCGGCCTCCCCAGCCCCCAACAGCGCCACTGCCTTGTTCAACTGGGCCCGCCAATGGTTGGGCCACACTGCCAGAACCCTCGTATACATCTCCGATGCCCTCTGATACCTCCCCGCATCCATAAACAGCCCACCCAGATTGTAGAGAGCATCCACATGCCCCGGCCTCAGATCAATTGCCTTCTGGAACTCCTGAATCGCCCTTTCATCCTCACCCATCGCATGCAGAGCAGACCCCAGATCGCAGTGTGCATCAGCATAGTCCGATCTCAAGAATATCGCCTCTGCCAATGCCTTCTCAGCAGCCCTATACTCACCCACCCCAAACAGAGCACTGCCCAGAAGCTTCAATGCACGGAAATGTGTCGGGCAGAGGATTGCAGCCTCTCGGTAGTGCTCACACGCGCCAAGAACCATGCCTTCGCCTTCGAGGGTGATTCCGAGATTGACGTGAATCTGAGGGAGGAGATAAGCCCACTGGGTCCCACCAGCCTCGGCGGCCTCCAATGCCAGAAGAAACTCTTCCTTCGCCTCACTGTGCATTCCAACAGCATACAGAGAGTTCCCGGCCCGGAAATGGGGCCGGACATCAGTCGGTTGCAGTTCACAGGCCCGCTTGAAGCTGACTAAAGCCTCCTTGAACAGCTGGTACTCATATAACACTCGCCCAATTGCCATGTGCCCGTCGAACGCCTCCTCCCTCGACCTCGCGGCATCGGCCCGCCTTCTCAGGACCGCCAAATCCTTGAGGAAGGTCACGTAATCGTGGCCGCTCTCTTCCCACAACACCGTCTTCTCCGACTCACTGGGGCCAAGCTCCCTCGACCACCCGGGGTCAGAGAAAGCATCCAAATTATCCACCTTCATCTTCCCATCTTTAATCTGCTTGGTCCGGAGCCGCTTGATCAGGATCTCGAGGTCGTCGACGATCTTCCACGTGTCATCATAGACAATCCCGTGATTGGGAGACGCAGCCCATGCGGCAGTGCGGAGCTTCTTGTGCGGCTCGGAGGCGCGTTCGTCTGCAATGGAGGAGGAGGCCTCGGAAGGTGGAGCAGCTGGGGAAGGCTGGAGATGGAGGTCGAGGGCGTCGAAGTCACGGTCGACATCACCAGCACCATCATCGTAGGTGCGGAGAAGGCCATCGAGGGTGAGGCCCTTCGGGCCGTCGATGAAGTCGGAGTAGGTGCGGAAGACCTCATCGAGTATGGCATTGATCTGCTCGTCACTGAACTTGACGCGGGGGTTCACCGCCACAACGAGTGCTGCCATCTCTTCTCTGTCGAGACCGCCATCGCCATTGGAATCGAACTGCTCGAATATCCTCTTCACCTTCTCAGCTCTGCTGCCTCTCGAAGACGCCATGTGTGCTGGTTGTGGTTGTGGAGATAGTAAGAGCTGAGTGAGACAGAGAAAGAGAGCTTCCCAAAAAACCCAAATCAGAAAATGGGTTTTTTCATCTTCCAAGAAAAACCCAAATCAGAAAATGGGTTTCTTCATCTTCCAAGAAAAACCCAAATCAGAAAATGGGTTTTTTCATCTTCCAAGAAAAACCCAAATCAGAAAATAGATTTTTTCATCTTCTAAGAAAAACCCAAATCAAGAAAATGGGTTTCTTCATCTTCCCCTTCAaaacccactctctctttctatcccCAGATCTGGAAAAGCAAAGAGAGTGAAAGACAGAGAGAGGAAAGAGGAAGAGATGGGGGGTTTGGTGCCTTGGGATGAGTGATTAAAGGGTGAGGAGGGGAATGGAGGTGTTGGTGATGGAGTAACGAGAGATGAAGCCACTGatcttatgtgggacccacttccgAGTCCGGTCTGCACTGCTGTGATAGTTTACCCCTTTCAAAAATGGAGGTGAATCGGCCAAACAAATGAAGGCGTCTCATCCATATCAGCTCGCCCACATGTCATTCATGTACGGCGGCTATACTGACCATTCAAATTTGTGCGGCAGGTGGCAGCACGTCTCTGGATTGATCAAGCAAtttccaccgtccatttgattgatGTATGATGGGAGGCCACTTCCTCACCTATGCTTATAGATGAGAATTTCGTGACACTTGCTACGCATGGACCCACCTACCCTGATGTGTCTATGGCATCCAAATCTACCATAATAATGGACACGGACTGCGTACTAACACTTTTTGTTATTGGACGGTTCCCTCTGGGTCCCacaataatatatatgttttatccaagccgtccatccattttacatcaTTATTTTAAGAGTTATGgataaaattgaggcagatccaaatcacagatggaccacactgtaggaaaacAGCAGAGATTGAaagctcaccgttaaaaactttctaaggcttactgtaatgtttatttgccatccaaaccgtcaattaaGTCACACAAACGTACATGAAGGGAAgcaaaaaatatcagcttgatctaaaactttcgtaggccttaggaagtttttaatgtaggtgtttaatcaccactatttttccgTGATGTGGTTCACCAATATTTTGATCtgcatctttctttttttttttaacaatatcttaaaatgaactagaaaatttgatgaacggtgtggatgaaacacataggtCATGGTGACACCACATACCAACTAACGACCAGTTTCAGTGGAAAATCCGCATCCATCCAAATCCAACCGATCACGCAATAAGTACGTCCACCGTGACAACGGATGCATTGAATAATGACACCGTTAGTAGCGAACAGTGCCATGAGGGCCTACAAAGATGTATATGCGAACagtgccatgtgggccctacaaagatGTTTATGTTTTATACGTGCCGTTCATCCACTTTCCATTGTTATTTTAGGCCTGAGCCCAACATTGAGctagatctaaatctaaggtggaccacaccatgggaaaacagtgttgattaaatGCTCGATAATAAAAACTTTatctatgatgtttattttaacCAAAAGTATAAGCTTTTATTGGCTCAgtttggtcagtagctcgggcagCGTGGGCTGAGTTTGGGTCGAGATTGAGCTGAATTCGCCGTTGAGGCATTTCTACAGACACTTGAACTACAACTTCAAAAACTCACTATGTTACAAacacaaacagaggcaatggttttataggtatattatcaaacaccttctaagtaatatatatatatataataaaaataaaaaaaaaatttttaaaaaaaaaagaagaagagaggttcgatccaagttcgattcaagctggattcgatctgagttgagtcgagctggggcctgctcgaactcgatcggaactcattttcgagctcaaaaaatcagctcaacttggcttgcactcagcttcgaatcgagcttttttgagtcagtTGAGCGAGCTATCCGAGCTAGCTCGGATCGTATTCACCCCTGCTTTTAATAATAAACATTTAATAACTACtatttattatggtgtggtccacccaagaacTTGATTTACCTCAATTTTTAGAGCACGCTTTAAAATGAGCCATCAGAATATGATAATACTCCATCAGAATATGAAACAGTGGATACCTTTGATGCTCCATCTGAATTCGATGATGATAACCAGTCCGAGTATCATATAACTGGCAAAAGTTGTTACATTGATCCAATCATCAAGAGGACTCGTTTTGGATAACAATGTACCACCACTTAGAAGACTTCAGAttcctggagtggcccaccagatgattgaATCTGCTTTGATGCACGTGCTATGGGCTGCACCAGCGGCTAGTTGCATGAAATTGGAGGACCGTAGAGAGACCGGCCTCATCAAATGGACGGCTATTTGTTGCTATCATCATCTCGGTGTAATTTTGAATTATCAGGATCtattgggtcagcaatttggacggtctaaatTGTCACAAGACTATGTCATGTGGATCGTTCAAGAGTCACCATCGTTTTAAAAAGGGCGTGGACTATCACAGAACGTTATCGTGAGCGGCTGAGAAAGACTGATAGCACAGCATCAACCGTCGCCAGTAGGATTCGTGGATAAAAATAGTTGCTTCTTTCAATGGATTCGCGCGAGTGAGATGGTGAAGGGTGTAGCTTTGTACGTGACATTGTGACGAACGTGTGTGTGATCCGGACTGTTCGTTTGGTGGGGACCAAAGTGATCCATATCTCCTACAAAGAAATCCAAGATCTTCCACTGTATTGCCCCGATTTTCTGTGACATACACCAACGGTTGATCAACGGTCTATATTCAATGTACGCTCCTCGCTTATGTGATGACTGGACAAGTGTGATTTTTGAACAAGATAACTTCCAGCAGGCCTCACTCgatgaatggctcggatctaTGCCACTTGCATCACTTGCCGGCTGGATTCTTCTCCATCAAACTCGCGTGACACATTGTGGGAAAACCGTTCACACGTGTCAACTTGACATCCCAACGGTTCAGCCACTGACAGATTTCGTGGCCCGAAAAATCAGGCCGATATGCCACGCATGAACATAGATGGCGGCACGTGATGAACATCTAGAATATGGCACACGTGTGCCATGATGTTACACGTGCACGAAGGCCTCCGTCCATCGCAGCCGTGGAATTAGACCATCCTCTGCAGGAGGAAGTGTAGAGTCTACCAGGATCTAAATATAGAGAGTTCAGAAGAGAAAGACATCAGCGGTTCGTATACAACCGAGAAATGGTCCATGATTGATAGAAAGAATCCTCCAATCTGGGATATTTTTCAGTCATAGTCCATTGGAGATTGGGCCCACgggaccaacggtctggatcaccacagCATGCAACGAAGCTGCACAAACTTAAAACGCCATCATACCGCGCATCATTCTCTGCGACTGCAAGAGAAAGTAAACTGCCGGACTACTTAATTACTCTGTCCCGCGGGTCCCATAGCCACCAGAGTTGCCTAACTACGAAATCATCTACATCATTAATCTGgtggtccatcaatttttcagCAATCAGAtctgcgggcccaccatgatgtacgtattatatCCACTCCTTGTGTCCGTTTCGCCAGCTAATTTTTTGGTGCGGCCGGTGGATCACCAAAGTGGGTGGGAtcactgaccgtggggcccaccctgatgtatgtgctttatatccgtgccgttcatctgttttgaaatcaCGTcctaagctggaaaaacggacggATGGATCAGTGTGGAAATTACtcatacatctcggtgggccccactgcagcaATCGTGGTTGGTCGTCTTGCGTCACTAGCATTGGTAAATGATGGTGACCGAGCCAAAGTGACGTGGCACATAACAAGGCAACATCAGTCACAGACGGTCtaaatgatgggcctcattttgtACGGTGGATAGCCTGAAAAACCATCCAATTTTATCACTTAGACCGTTCAATTGATGGCCATCAAAAGAACGATTGAGAAAATGGATTCAAATTCAAAATGTGAAATATGATGGTTAAGATCACCTGATTAACTAGACTTTTGGGTCATATACCGTTTGCAAAAGAGGTCACAAAAAATAGTCAGATCAAAATATCCAGCGGCTGGATTTTAAGAACAGTTTCACATGGTTACAATTGGAGTGGTCCATCATAAAAGAGGCTGATCCATTTTGTATATAAGTTTAAATTATGGGCTCTTAccaaatggacggagtagatttacataTAAAATAAAACTCACAGATATTGGTATTTTACCTAACTGGGTAAAACAAGTATTGCAGGCTATTGGGTCCCATGGGCCTTCAGACCCAATAGGGTTGAGACCTTCCCTGAAGGGTTCAAAATCCGAGCTGAAACCAATCCTAAGTGGCTCATGAGAATATGGAGGAGATAGCACTACAAAGTGAATAGGAAGGGAGTGGGCCACTTATCATGCAGTGGATTGCGTAGGGATGTGCTTACAGGGGTCATGCATGGATGTTACCTTGTCATTTTATTGAAGAGAATCTTTACTTTCGGCGGCtggcttttattttattatttttcacgGTGAGTTTACATTCCTCAGTCTTTCTATCATGTTATGGAATTTGATTGGACGCCGACCCACttacatatattatttttttaaaaaaaataaaattaacacacgcacacacacaaacacacactcACAATAGTGATATTTTACCACTTATGTATACTCAAACCTGTGACCATGCGTTGAAACTCCCAAAAGTCTACTACAAGAACAAGAGCAAAGACCCATGCTACTGCAAGATATGAGCTTACGTTAGTAATCCACGATAACCCACTTCTAACAACAAAAATGACCAACACCCGGATTTATACCTTAGTTGGCGGACTGAgtagagatacctcgtttcaacacttgaggttttGGCATCAatcctggtgggggtggctagcaTGGAATGTGTGTACTGGCATAggtgtgtgctaacaagctaaccctaaaaacaaaaaaagtaaaaaaagaccCAATCTTATTACACCATGCAAAGAGTTCAAATCCATTGAAACTACATTTCCTTTTTTtctgggacatggcccattagtagataggggcccaccttgatgatgtattatATATGGGTGCTGTTTCTCCATCCTATATTAGGATGTGGTCCTAaaaattatatccaaatctcaggtgatccacaccataggaaacaatgtgattgagtgtCTCACCATTGAAAATTCAAAAGGGCCTTTATTAAATTTTCCGTAATATTTATTAGCCATCTAACTTATTAATAATGCCAACAAGACTTGGATGAAAGATCACCTTCACATGAACTTTTGTAGCtaatgagaagtttttaatgactgattgccactattttctatattatGGTCTACCTTATATTCATGTTATTTTCTGGATTATCCCCTAAAACGAGCTTTcattttttttgagatcatgacTAAAATTAGTTTTCAAAACTCATAGATGACTTAGATATAAGACAAATCAAAGTGAGCGAACGATGCCAcctacctcggtggatccgggatccaccgaagccgcacgTGCCAGTCAAACATGCTTTGGTTGGGTCATCTATCAAATCCGTCCACGTCCGCTAACGAGGGTTTATGGGAAATCTTCATCCCTgtaatgatctagaccgttcatctagaagTCACGACAACAGTAGCTTAGATTGAATGAATCTCAACCTACCTTCACATGAACGGTGACGATCACCGATCTTCCCACCTTGACCAAATACCAAAGGATGGTGCTTCTatgtgaacggtccagatcatcacgTGGTGCGGGGAATGGGTCAGAAGACTGGGCGAGCCTCCATGGGAGAGGCTTGCAAAGTAAAAACCTCGTGGTTCATGCCCGCGTGCCATTCATTCAAATAATCGCACGTGCTAATATGCCACACGTGTGTGATATCCAACCCTTCCATCATGTGGAACATCCTCATTACATCATATGGCTGAAAAAGTCATGTGTTTTAcactttaggtgggccacgataTGTTAAACAAAACTCATGATTAAAACAATATTTCATAGCCGTTCGTTCATCTCTGGCTTACTGATGACTGAAACGACCTGATTTTaaggccagaagatctaaacagaTTGACCCATCTGACGAAAAGCTAGGTTGCTAATATCTGTTCTGTTTTGGCAGGTGTCCTTGCACGTGTAGAGATAAGCCCACACGCGCGCGAGAAACCCGTGGATACAGCTGCCAGAGTATCTAAGTGAGAAGAATCATGGCTTTACAGATTGGCAACATTGACGAGATCCCATTTTTATGAACTAACAAAAAGGCAAGATCTTGGTCTGAGTTCACCACCATTTGTTAATGTTGCTGACTAGGGGTGTATGTGAACCGAGCTAacccggttagctcgctcgactcgaaaaagctcgactccgttcgaagttgagttcgagctgagtcgagctaattttttgagcttgaaaatgagttcgaacaGGCCTAGCTTGGCTCGACTCGGATTAAATCTAGctcaaatcgaaccagttcgctgactcgattactttgccattgatgctgctcaccaactgtttgataaaatgactcaacgaaatattgctggtggcaagcaaggtatatacattaaacaaatacctttttttttaatgttacttacaaggtgtttgataaaacacttgtaaaatcatttcatatgtttgtaaaacagtaggattttgaagttgcagttcaggtgtttatgGAAATACCTCGATAGCGAACTTGACTCGATCTTGGTTCGAACTCTGCCCgagctagcccgagctgctggCTGAACCGAGCCGacctggccaatcaggctcgaggaccgagccaagccgagttcgagctgaggtcagccagtgttcgagccgagtcaaattaaggccagctcgactcggtttgactcgatgtacacccctttTGCTAACTCATCCATCGTACATACAATATGTTGCAACATACTTTTACTTTAATCCAAGTTGTCCAAATCTCAGGactccatcttaaccatccattttctagctatctATGGACTTTAAAATAAAATGGTCCACCATGAAGATGTCATTTTTGGTGTTACCCTTGGGTTTGAGAAGACACAACTTTCCAAAACAAAAAATATTAAAGGGTGTTACCTTTCGAACTTGCGTGAAAAGACACATCTGCAGATTTGTAGGCCACAACAAAGGCCCGACCTCAAgggcggctcaacatttttgagagccttaggcaagtcataaaaatgaggctttttagttttttaaaaataaaattaataaattaaaaattgaaccataaatccaaaaataaatccaaactgttagaaaaatgaagtaagaatttaatttagaaaaataacgttagaatttaattttttgagaacttaattagtaATAAAGTAGGTAtttgtggtcctaggttttaggagaagaatttattagaaatgattctattattttgaaaagagacgatagagttagactgttattattgatagtgtTAGTTTCTAacagttgttttttattttcaatttcaaaattgtaaactaatttttagatgttactattttgtaggcctttcaataagttttatttcaaaaaatttagactttttttcttcttcttaattttaattttgctataatataggaccttcataattaagaaattttaattttgctataatatagggctTTCATAATTAGGGGGCTTTATGCGATTCCCTCACCTGTCTACCTCTTTAAGTTGCCCCTGCCCAACCCAACAGAAATTTTGAAACACTAATttattttcaaaacaactttaaaaTACAATACCTAATAGACGATGGATATTGAATGATTGCCCTTAAAACTACCTTTAATCCATGAAAGTGTTGATTggtgttaatatttgtgttttttcattTAGGGGGGAATTAcgttatgaatgggttagatggcataAGAACATGATGGTGGACCTAGGATGTAATAAATAGTTAGGGTTTCCATCCCGATGGAAtcttgtggtggggttcacttgttGTTAGAgatgggcattgagtcgagtcggatcgagttaggactgactcgactcgatctagttttgaaataggcctaacccgaactcgatccaacttaataccgagtccagcatgcctgaatcGATTCGAGTtcggtctagcctggactaatcaGGACCAAGTTCGATCTGGTtagaagtaccgagtcgagttgagttggcaccgagtcggattgagagatgagggagagagtggagaggagagagagaagaggaggaggaggagggtgatggtggtgggtggttgctaggcttaaaagaggaggatgagggagggagggagtggagaggagagaggaggaggaagagggtgatggtggtgggtggttgttggGCTTGGAAGAGGTTCGCACCATCTGATCCCACGACATagtcaaattaaaaattaacaagaTTCCTAAATGCAAtcaacaacaaaagaaaaaaaatggcaaACAAATACAAACATCTCAATCAGACATACAATAGATTTTTCTTCTCACTacacaaacaaacaaaataaataaataattctagAATAgttgaaataaaaatctagaaaaaaggaATATGATATAATTTTTAGGAGGATTGATCACATACAACCAGATGTAGGTGAACTCTAGCTACATTCGATTTTTACAAGCATTTTGCCTTTTTAAGGGAAAAGGTGGATACAAAAATAtcgaaaagattttttttttttttttttttaaggcataCTGTACTTCCAATTGTAGGTGAACAGTTCTCTGTATAACTATATCAAGAAAGAGAAAATTCCTACTTGAAATGGAGTTATCGATCTTGCCGACTTGGCGAATTCGATCCAAGGTGACTCGGGAGAAtcgattagagagagagagagagagagagagagagagagtagggcaTGAGAAGAGGGTGGGGGAAAGTGAATGAGTGAAAAAAGCAAAAGGGTGGTGAGGTGAAAAAAATGCAAATCACGGGAAGAAGCACCAACACTTCTTTct
This window encodes:
- the LOC131243403 gene encoding uncharacterized TPR repeat-containing protein At1g05150-like isoform X7, translating into MASSRGSRAEKVKRIFEQFDSNGDGGLDREEMAALVVAVNPRVKFSDEQINAILDEVFRTYSDFIDGPKGLTLDGLLRTYDDGAGDVDRDFDALDLHLQPSPAAPPSEASSSIADERASEPHKKLRTAAWAASPNHGIVYDDTWKIVDDLEILIKRLRTKQIKDGKMKVDNLDAFSDPGWSRELGPSESEKTVLWEESGHDYVTFLKDLAVLRRRADAARSREEAFDGHMAIGRVLYEYQLFKEALVSFKRACELQPTDVRPHFRAGNSLYAVGMHSEAKEEFLLALEAAEAGGTQWAYLLPQIHVNLGITLEGEGMVLGACEHYREAAILCPTHFRALKLLGSALFGVGEYRAAEKALAEAIFLRSDYADAHCDLGSALHAMGEDERAIQEFQKAIDLRPGHVDALYNLGGLFMDAGRYQRASEMYTRVLAVWPNHWRAQLNKAVALLGAGEAEEAKKALKEAFKMTNRVELYDAISHLKVLQKKPKGNGGGADGEGAFVVVEASKFKRVGRKTTIRQELASALEIRAFQRVTRLSHCNVELLKKEMNETDVPISYSGGGAPEKSIRKAALEGILRRLLRSLKAETFQGAVKAINERILSVLDGPGTGRVDLGMFFAILAPICSGPPDRRKRMVFDSLLWRPVNEGSAQIRKIDAVNYIKQLRVIYIPSLGISDIMEVHGEADSSVISYPEFLEMFDDPDWGFGIMGTLVKLENGDRNRHGRHTCAICRYPIIGSRFKEMRSRFSLCNRCYSEGKVPSTFKQEEYKFKEYGSESEAMKDKCMLFSLHSKSSQNDS
- the LOC131243403 gene encoding uncharacterized TPR repeat-containing protein At2g32450-like isoform X3, translated to MASSRGSRAEKVKRIFEQFDSNGDGGLDREEMAALVVAVNPRVKFSDEQINAILDEVFRTYSDFIDGPKGLTLDGLLRTYDDGAGDVDRDFDALDLHLQPSPAAPPSEASSSIADERASEPHKKLRTAAWAASPNHGIVYDDTWKIVDDLEILIKRLRTKQIKDGKMKVDNLDAFSDPGWSRELGPSESEKTVLWEESGHDYVTFLKDLAVLRRRADAARSREEAFDGHMAIGRVLYEYQLFKEALVSFKRACELQPTDVRPHFRAGNSLYAVGMHSEAKEEFLLALEAAEAGGTQWAYLLPQIHVNLGITLEGEGMVLGACEHYREAAILCPTHFRALKLLGSALFGVGEYRAAEKALAEAIFLRSDYADAHCDLGSALHAMGEDERAIQEFQKAIDLRPGHVDALYNLGGLFMDAGRYQRASEMYTRVLAVWPNHWRAQLNKAVALLGAGEAEEAKKALKEAFKMTNRVELYDAISHLKVLQKKPKGNGGGADGEGAFVVVEASKFKRVGRKTTIRQELASALEIRAFQRVTRLSHCNVELLKKEMNETDVPISYSGGGAPEKSIRKAALEGILRRLLRSLKAETFQGAVKAINERILSVLDGPGTGRVDLGMFFAILAPICSGPPDRRKRMVFDSLLWRPVNEGSAQIRKIDAVNYIKQLRVIYIPSLGISDIMEVHGEADSSVISYPEFLEMFDDPDWGFGIMGTLVKLENGDRNRHGRHTCAICRYPIIGSRFKEMRSRFSLCNRCYSEGKVPSTFKQEEYKFKEYGKLLLNKSDPFWQNEDLPTLSSCLTTKIIRILLYQSGPQYVDSITGIMQELRNGRCYCS
- the LOC131243403 gene encoding uncharacterized TPR repeat-containing protein At2g32450-like isoform X2 gives rise to the protein MASSRGSRAEKVKRIFEQFDSNGDGGLDREEMAALVVAVNPRVKFSDEQINAILDEVFRTYSDFIDGPKGLTLDGLLRTYDDGAGDVDRDFDALDLHLQPSPAAPPSEASSSIADERASEPHKKLRTAAWAASPNHGIVYDDTWKIVDDLEILIKRLRTKQIKDGKMKVDNLDAFSDPGWSRELGPSESEKTVLWEESGHDYVTFLKDLAVLRRRADAARSREEAFDGHMAIGRVLYEYQLFKEALVSFKRACELQPTDVRPHFRAGNSLYAVGMHSEAKEEFLLALEAAEAGGTQWAYLLPQIHVNLGITLEGEGMVLGACEHYREAAILCPTHFRALKLLGSALFGVGEYRAAEKALAEAIFLRSDYADAHCDLGSALHAMGEDERAIQEFQKAIDLRPGHVDALYNLGGLFMDAGRYQRASEMYTRVLAVWPNHWRAQLNKAVALLGAGEAEEAKKALKEAFKMTNRVELYDAISHLKVLQKKPKGNGGGADGEGAFVVVEASKFKRVGRKTTIRQELASALEIRAFQRVTRLSHCNVELLKKEMNETDVPISYSGGGAPEKSIRKAALEGILRRLLRSLKAETFQGAVKAINERILSVLDGPGTGRVDLGMFFAILAPICSGPPDRRKRMVFDSLLWRPVNEGSAQIRKIDAVNYIKQLRVIYIPSLGISDIMEVHGEADSSVISYPEFLEMFDDPDWGFGIMGTLVKLENGDRNRHGRHTCAICRYPIIGSRFKEMRSRFSLCNRCYSEGKVPSTFKQEEYKFKEYGKLLLNKSDPFWQNEDLPTLSSCLTTKIIRCGTKTVCAAFKEMSAHLYESHRAKPSYINRKF